A window of Planctomycetota bacterium genomic DNA:
GACATCCAGAAAGTCTGCCCGCCCATCGTTGATGCGCGTGCCGTCCGGATAGACGCCGACGAACGACTGGTCGAGCTCGATGATCGCAAACAGCATCACGCCCAGCGCGAGAATGCTCAGGCTGAACGCGAACAAGCCGACGGCCCGCTGGCTGGTGACCGGCGGGATCGTGCGGTCCCAGACATTGGTCGTGCCGCGTGCCTGGAAGCGGCTGTAGGCCATCACGACCAGGACCGCGAGCGTCGTCACCTTGATGCCGCCGGCGGTGCCGCCCGGTGCGCCGCCGATGCTCATGAGGAGGATGGTCGCGAAGTTGGTCGCCTGGAACGTCTGGCCGTAGTCGATCGTGTTGAAGCCGGCAGTGCGTGCGGTGACGCTCATGAACAGCGCGTTGATGGCCGCGTCGAACGGGTTGAGCTCGCCCAACGTTCGCGGGTTGCCCCGCTCCAAGGGCCCGAGCACCACGGCCCCGCCGACGAGCAGGAGGGCCGTTGTGACGAGGACGATGCGTGTGTGCAGCGACAGACGGACCTTCTGCTTGCGACGCCACGAGCGGACGTACTGCTTGAGCTCCTCGAGTGTGAGGAAGCCGATACCGCCGGTGATGATGCCGCCCGAGATCGCCAGCAGCGTGGCCGGCCTGTCCTGGAAGCTGACGAGCGAGTCGCTGAACGTGCTGAAGCCGGCGTTGCAGAAAGCACTGACCGACTGAAAAAGCGCATGCCACGCCGCCTTGCCGAGCGTGAAGTCGTTTCGCCAGAGAAAGAGCAGGATCGCAAATCCCGCCGCCTCGGCGAGGAACGTGAAGAGCAGCACGTCGCGGACGAGGCTCCGCGTCTTGACCGCCTGCGACGGCCCCATCGTCGTGCCGCCCGACGCGATCGCGTCTTGACGCAGGCTCAGCCGTGCGCGAAATGTGATGATGACGAAGCTCGCCAGACCGAGCATGCCCAGCCCGCCGAGCTGCACGAGGAAGAGGACGTACAGCTGGCCGAGTTTGGAGAAGTGCGTGGCGGTGTCGACGACGATCAGGCCGGTGACGCAGACGGCGCTGGTCGCGGTGAAGAGGGCGTCGAGCCAGCTCAGCGGCTCGGCCCCGTCGGCGTACAGGCCGGGCAGCGCCTTGAAGCCGAGCGTGCCGACGACGACCAGCCCGAGGAACGTGGCTGCGAACAGCTGGGCTGGCGTGAGGCGTCCGCTGCGGAAGTCGTGGTAGAGGCGCCTTGCGCGGTCGCGTCGTCGCTCGCCACCGACTCGTCGCCAGGTCCAGAGGTGTCGCACGAGGTCGACCCGAGCGTACCTGCTGCTGCTGCTTCGGACCAACGGGATCGAACTGCAGAGACGCGGCAAACTGCGCTCTCCGTCATCCCGAGCGAAGCCGAGGGACCTCGCTCGATTCTGCACCGAAGTCCAGACGAGTTCCTCCGACTCGCTGCGCTCGCTCAGGAGGACGAGGAGCTAGCGCGTTTCGAGTTGGGCTTTCAGGTCTGCGATCTCCTCGCGTAACTCCGCGTTTTCGACGCTCGCCTGATAGCCGAAGTAGCCGACAGCGCCGACGCCGACGATGAAGGACGCTGCCACCGCCGAAGCGATCGCGACGACGCCTTTGTTCCGGCCGAGGAACTTGCGGCCCGCGTAGACCCACGACACCGGCGCGGCCTTGAGCGGCTTGTCCGCCAGGTATCGCCGGACGTCCTCGCCCAGCTCTGCAGCGGTCGCGTACCGCTCGGTGCGGTCTTTCCGCATGGCCGTCAGGACGATCCACTCCAGCTCGCGGGCCAGTTCCTTGCGAAGCTCGTTCACGTCGCACTGCCGCGCCGCCATCACGCCGAGCGCCCGCCCGGCGTCGAGGCTGGTGACGGCCTGGCTTGGGCGGGGTGGGTCTTCGTCGCGGATCATCCGCTGAATGTCGAGCACGCCGCCGGCACGGATCTTCTTCGAGTCGAACGGCAAACAGCCGCACAAGAGCTCGTACAGCAGCACGCCCAGCGAGTAGACGTCGCTGCGGATGTCGACCTCCAGCACGCCGCCCTCGGCCTGCTCGGGGCTCATGTACTCCGGCGTGCCGACGAGCTGGCCGGTCTCGGTGTAGAGCGTCCGTTCGCTGAGCTTCTGACGCAGCGCCTTGGCCACGCCGAAGTCGATGATCTTGGCCTGTGGCACGCCGCCCGGAAGGCTGACCAGCACGTTGGCCGGCTTCAGGTCGCGGTGGATGACGCCCTTGTTGTGTGCGTGCTGGATCGCGTCGCAGACGTCGGCAAACAGCATCAACCGACGACGCACGCTCAGGCGATGCAGGTCGCAGAAGTCGCTGATGGGCTGACCCGCGACGAACTCCATCGCGAAGAACGGCTTGCCGCTGGGCGTGGTGCCGGCGTCGAAGACCTTGGCGATGCCGGGATGGTCCATCATCGCCAGCGCCTGCCGCTCGGCCTCGAAGCGGGCGATGACTTCCTTCGAATCGAGCCCCGCCTTGATGATCTTCAGCGCCACCATCCGCCGTAGGGGCGGGCGTTGCTCGGCCTTGAAGACGACGCCCATGCCGCCTTCGCCGATGGTCTCGAGGATCTTGTACGGCCCGATCTCCGCGCCGGCTTCGAGACGATCGCCGACCTGCGTCGTCATCGACGGCGTGCTGGGCTGTTCGAGCAGTGGCTCGGGCGCGGCCTCTTCGCCCCAGGCGGACGACGGGAAACGCGACTTCTTCTCCGCCGGCTGCCCGCCGAACGGCGTCTCAGGCTGCGGCTTCAGGGCCGCGCTCGACCCGGGCGAATCCTCCGCTGGCGG
This region includes:
- a CDS encoding potassium transporter TrkG, whose product is MRHLWTWRRVGGERRRDRARRLYHDFRSGRLTPAQLFAATFLGLVVVGTLGFKALPGLYADGAEPLSWLDALFTATSAVCVTGLIVVDTATHFSKLGQLYVLFLVQLGGLGMLGLASFVIITFRARLSLRQDAIASGGTTMGPSQAVKTRSLVRDVLLFTFLAEAAGFAILLFLWRNDFTLGKAAWHALFQSVSAFCNAGFSTFSDSLVSFQDRPATLLAISGGIITGGIGFLTLEELKQYVRSWRRKQKVRLSLHTRIVLVTTALLLVGGAVVLGPLERGNPRTLGELNPFDAAINALFMSVTARTAGFNTIDYGQTFQATNFATILLMSIGGAPGGTAGGIKVTTLAVLVVMAYSRFQARGTTNVWDRTIPPVTSQRAVGLFAFSLSILALGVMLFAIIELDQSFVGVYPDGTRINDGRADFLDVMFEAVSAFNTVGLSTGPTADLSPAGRLLTIFLMFVGRVGPLTIAAALSHNAATGRGIKRFAHEDVVVG
- a CDS encoding serine/threonine-protein kinase, encoding MPPGVPDDDAAGAGEEFRRPSDEPPAEDSPGSSAALKPQPETPFGGQPAEKKSRFPSSAWGEEAAPEPLLEQPSTPSMTTQVGDRLEAGAEIGPYKILETIGEGGMGVVFKAEQRPPLRRMVALKIIKAGLDSKEVIARFEAERQALAMMDHPGIAKVFDAGTTPSGKPFFAMEFVAGQPISDFCDLHRLSVRRRLMLFADVCDAIQHAHNKGVIHRDLKPANVLVSLPGGVPQAKIIDFGVAKALRQKLSERTLYTETGQLVGTPEYMSPEQAEGGVLEVDIRSDVYSLGVLLYELLCGCLPFDSKKIRAGGVLDIQRMIRDEDPPRPSQAVTSLDAGRALGVMAARQCDVNELRKELARELEWIVLTAMRKDRTERYATAAELGEDVRRYLADKPLKAAPVSWVYAGRKFLGRNKGVVAIASAVAASFIVGVGAVGYFGYQASVENAELREEIADLKAQLETR